The following coding sequences lie in one Silene latifolia isolate original U9 population chromosome 5, ASM4854445v1, whole genome shotgun sequence genomic window:
- the LOC141657901 gene encoding 1-aminocyclopropane-1-carboxylate oxidase homolog 1-like: protein MSGNSVMSINGTQTKYDREKELREFDNTKRGVKGLVDSGVKTIPKIFIRPLEEISEDSKPQNVNKLVLPIIDLAKIHTNNNPRRELVEQIENASAKWGFFQLINHGIPLNVIEKMLEMVKMFHEQDVEVKMKYYGRDVHTNKQVVYDSNFDLFTSKNAYWRDTLSVNTAFTGQLDPELLPPICRDAILDHIKHMVQLGSVLLELMSEALGLGPDYLKELECDKNWSSVYHYYPSCPQPELTIGTPKHTDSSFFTVLLQDQVGGLQIRLDDQWVDVHPIPGALVINIGDLLQMITNDKFISVLHRVKANPVGPRLSSAFFFAGLSSKPKKYGPITELLSEENPPIYREFTVGEYVTHFFSKPQDEPGRNHFMLN, encoded by the exons ATGTCAGGAAACTCAGTAATGTCCATCAATGGAACTCAAACTAAATATGACCGTGAGAAGGAGCTCCGGGAATTCGACAACACGAAAAGAGGAGTTAAAGGACTGGTGGACAGCGGCGTAAAAACCATTCCAAAAATATTCATTCGGCCTCTCGAAGAGATATCAGAGGACTCGAAACCTCAAAATGTGAACAAACTTGTTCTTCCTATCATTGATCTTGCAAAAATTCATACCAACAACAACCCTCGTCGAGAATTAGTCGAACAAATCGAGAATGCATCAGCGAAATGGGGATTTTTCCAACTTATAAATCATGGGATTCCTTTGAATGTTATTGAGAAGATGCTTGAGATGGTTAAGATGTTTCATGAACAAGATGTTGAGGTTAAGATGAAATATTATGGAAGAGATGTACACACCAACAAACAAGTTGTTTAcgacagtaattttgatctttttACGTCGAAAAATGCTTATTGGAGGGATACTCTTTCTGTTAACACCGCTTTTACCGGTCAACTTGATCCAGAACTATTACCACCTATTTGCAG GGATGCAATATTGGATCATATCAAACATATGGTTCAATTAGGCAGTGTACTGCTAGAGTTAATGTCTGAAGCCCTTGGTCTTGGACCAGATTATCTCAAGGAATTGGAATGTGATAAGAACTGGTCAAGTGTATACCATTATTACCCATCATGCCCTCAACCAGAGTTGACCATAGGCACCCCCAAGCATACTGATTCTTCCTTTTTCACTGTGTTGCTTCAAGATCAAGTTGGCGGCCTTCAAATCCGCCTTGACGATCAATGGGTTGATGTTCATCCTATTCCCGGTGCTCTTGTCATAAACATCGGTGATCTACTTCAG ATGATAACAAATGACAAATTCATAAGTGTATTGCATAGAGTGAAAGCCAACCCTGTTGGGCCAAGGTTGTCTTCTGCCTTCTTTTTCGCAGGCCTATCGTCGAAACCGAAGAAATATGGACCCATTACAGAGCTGTTATCAGAGGAAAACCCGCCAATCTACAGAGAATTTACAGTGGGTGAATATGTCACACATTTCTTCTCTAAACCACAAGATGAACCCGGACGCAACCACTTCATGCTCAATTag